Part of the Halodesulfurarchaeum formicicum genome is shown below.
CCTTCGCAAGTGGCGAACCGACTTCGAGGTCTCCCAGACCGATCTGGCTCGCGAGCTCGAGGTCTCTCCCTCCGTCGTCTCCGATTACGAGAGCGGGCGCCGGGCCAGCCCCGGCGCAGATCTGGTGGCCCGGTTCGTTCGGGCGCTTTTGGCTATCGACGAGCGCCGCGGGGGCGAACACGCCCGCCAGTTCGCCCGGGTCCTCTCTGCCGGCTTCGACAGCGATGTGGTACTGGACCTGCGCGAGTACTCGCGCTCGGTCCCGCTCGCCCAGTTTTACGACCACATTGGGGCCACGGAAGTCGCCGCGGGCGATCGCTCCGCGATCAGCGGGCACACCGTCATCGACAGCATCCGGGCGATCGCCGAGCTCCCTTCCGAGGAGTTCTACCGGCTCTATGGCCAGTCGACGAACCGCGTCCTGGGATTTACGAACGTCACCCGGGGGGAATCGCCGCTGGTGGCACTGCGCGTTGTCAATCCGAAACCGAACGCGGTGCTCCTGTGTGGGATCGAAGAATCGGACCTCTGGGAACACGCCCCCGATCTGGCGCGACGGGACGGCGTCTCGCTCGCTGTCACGCCACTCGAACCCGAGACACTCCGGGCCCGCCTTCGCGAGTTTCCCTGATCACTCGATGAACGTGTACTGGCGCTCGTTCATCGGGCCCCAGCCGTCGAAGACGAACTCGCCCTCGGGGGCCGTGAAGGGTTCGAGGGTCTTCTCCTTCGCGTGGTTGTGCTGGTCGTGGACCCGCTCGTACTCCTCGAAGGTGATCGGGTGGCGGGCGGCGAGCAGCTCGTCGACGCTGTCGCCGTCGATCTCGGATTCCCAGCCCTCGACGACTCGCTCCTCGTGGATCTCGGCCTGAGCCCCGCTGCCGTAGGACCCGACGAGCAGGGTCTCCCCCGCGAGGTCGATGCCCTCCCGCTTCGCGTAGATCAACGCGCTCAGACGGGCGAGGTGCACCGAACTCGTATACCAGTTCCCGACTCGGCTGGAGATGTCCAGCGTGGGTTCGATGGTTCGCTCGTACCACTCGCGGTAGGCCTCGGTCTCCGAGAGGGCGTCCATGTAGGCCTGGATGTCCTCGGAGAAAGCTTCATCGTCCTCGTACTCCTCGGGCCGTGGCTGGCGTCCGATCTCGGCGGCCAGCTCGTCTTCGATGTCGGTATCCCGGATCATGTGCCGGTAGCCGAGCACCGCGGCCTTTCGGACCATGTTCGGGAACGGCGTGTGGAAGGGAATGAATCGGTAGTCCTCGGGGTGGCTCTTCCCCGTCACGGACTCGAAGTCCTCCAGCGCCTCCCGCATCCGGGCGAGATAGACCTGCATGGAGCGCTTGCCGTCCACACTGGGGAACTGCTGGTTGGGCTTGAGGAAGTCAGTCTCGTCGACCGAGCCAAAGCCCTGCTCCATCGAGAGTTCGACGATCGACGGGTCTTCGGTGACGTACATCGCGACCGCGCCGGCCCCCTGGGTGGCCTCGCCGGGGTCGCCCCGTTCGTAGAGTGCGGTGTCAGTGGCGATGACGATGGCTCCGCGGCCCCGATTCCGCCCGGCGGCGATCCAGTTCATCGCGTCGTTGAGCGCCTGTGTGCCGGAGATGCAGGCGAACTTCCGCTCGCCCTTGTTCGCGTGGCGGAACTCCCCGTCGAGGACCCGCTCCAGCGCGCCGGCGACGTAGGTCGAGACCGGCTTTGACTTGTCGAAGGCGCTCTCGGTGGCGACGTCGATCCGGCCGACGTCGGCGGGATCGATGTCCTTGCGTTCGATCAGTCGATAGGCCGCGTTCGCGGCCATGGTGACGATGTCCTCGTAGGCATCCGGGAAGGAACTCTGGAAGAGGCCCAGCCCCTTGGTGTACTTCTCCGGGTCGTCGTCCATCACGGGTGCAAACTCCTCGGGGAGGTCCAGACTGAGTTTCCCCGACCAGATCTCGATGCCGTCGATGCCGACTGCAGTCATGGGTTGGCGGCGATACTTCGGGATGGCTTATGGTACTGTCGATAGGGAGTTCGACGATTGTTGAATATCGGTATTAGAGAAAAACGCCCACCAAAATTTGTAGCCCACCTTCTGGCAGAAGTTATTGCCTACAAATAGCCGGCTAATTTCCTCATCAATTTTATTTTGGAATGTCAATAGTAAATTGTTGGTCACTGCCGTCGGCGAAGTACAATGTTAAAGTCACACTTTCTCCTTTCATGTTTCCCTTGGCCTCGAACTCCCCAAGCGTAAACGTCTCGGTGGCCCCATCAGTAATAGTTGCACTTTCATCTAATGAATAAGATGGCCCTCCGATTGAGATGGGCGTATTCAAATTACCACCTGCTCCCTCAAACTCATATCCGTCACCGTTGTCAATGGAATCGGCGTTTGCAGTAGTGCTGTCGACAGAGATTTGGGTGATAGTGGCTGGAGAATCGCCGTTGTTTCTGAGGCTAAATTCGATCGTCTTCTGACCGTCGCCAATCGTTGTATCCCCGGTATTTGTGAGATAGGTTGTTTGATCGCCTTGGGAAGGTGGCGTCGTTGCACCAGTTCCCACGTTCTCCTTCACACCACCTGCTTCAGGCTCCTCCTGAATCCCCACGGTGTTGATCTTCAAATTATCCTTCTCGACCGTCAGATTCAGCGCGTGAACGCCTGATTCGTACCAATCGGGCGTCACCGTTGGGTCGACCGTCACGTCATCGTCGAAGGCGTCATTCCAGTACGTGTCCCCCGAGAGTTGTGTGGGAATCGCGATCTCCAGTTCGCCTGTCAACGCAGAGAGATCGCCCGCCTGGGTAGGGTAGAGTTCGACGGTCACACGACCTGTGCCACTCCGCCGGAAGTCGTTCTGGAGGGCCGTGATCCGGACGGTGTTGTCGTCGGTGACGAGGTTCTGCTCTTCGATAATGACGATTCCGCCCCGCTGGCTCTCATCGAGGTACAACACCGAGTTCTCGTACCAGGTCGGTCCCGACTGGAACTCGTGGTACCCCGGCTGGTACTCCAGGAAGCGAGTCGGAATTCGCTCGGTCGTCCCCGTCTCGTCCGTGATCGTGATGTTGTAGGCCTCACTGGTCTGCAGTGTGCCCGAGGCCGGTGGTGGGTTTACCGCGAGTACGCGTGGCGGATACGCGGTCCCGAGTTTCACCGTCGGGAACTGTGAGACGTCGTTCTGGCCCGCCGTCGAGATCGCGCTCCGAAGGTCCACCAGGTCGTTTCGAACGTCCTCGAAGTGCTGGTACTCGATCTGCTCGTTCTCCGCCGGCACGACCTGGGCCTGATTGACCGACAGCAGAATCATCAAAATCGCGAAGATGAAGATGAACCCGATGACTGCTGAAACGCCCCGGTCGTCGCCGAAATCGAGCCCATCGCGCATTGGTTGGCCGAACAAAGGGCCCCCGCGTATTTAGATGTACGTCAGCACAACCCGATTCGCCCGTGCCCCGCGACGGGCCTACTCCTCGTCCGGTTCGATGACTTCCGGATCGGCCAGGGCCTCGCGGAGCGAATCCAGCCCGTTGACCCACTCGGTCACGAGGCCGTACTCGATCTCCTCGGTGACACCGATGTCCAGCGAGTCGCCGTCGATCAACTGGGTGCCGGCCGCGGAGGCATGGCCCAGGGCCGCGTCCAGATCCTCCTCGCCCTCCGCCGCGGCGGCGTGGCGGATGTGCTCCTCGACCGTTCCGTCCTCGACTGGCCCCTCGGCGACGAAGCGCTCGGCGCTGTAGAAGACCGCGACCAGACTGGTCTGGACGCCGTCGACGAGCATGAGGGTGTCCTCGTTCTCGATCTCCGGGTCCGAGAGGACGACATCGCGGATCTCCGCGAGTTCGCTCAACGTCTGCTCGCCATCGATCTCCTCGTCGGTGTAGGCGGTCAGGATCTTCGCGACCGCGATCGCCACGTCGTCCTGGAGGTTCAGGAGGAGTCGGGCGGACTCCTCGTCCTCCGGGTCGATGTCTTCTTCGCGCAGGCGATCCAGCCAGTTCTCCCAGCGTTCTTCGGAGTAGAACTCCGCGTCGGGGGCACTCATACCCGGACTGGAGAGCGCCCCGGATTAAGGCCTTTCCTTCGCCACCGAGCTGTGCTCGAACGCCGGGGCTTATGTGGTGGCCGCCGAACGCGGCCCTATGACCGAGACAGCGCCCAGTCCTGAGGCGGTAATCGAGCTCCCCGCACCCCAGACTGCGGGCTCCCAGTCGGTCGAATCGCCGCGCGCCGCTCACGGCGGGAGTTCCAGTCCGGGCCGATTGAGCTTGGCGACGTTTCTCAGCTGCTCTGGGCCGCGCAAGGCGAGACCGACGCGGACGGCCACCGCGCGGCTCCGAGTGCGGGTGCGACCTACCCCCTCGAAGTATTCTGTCTCGTTGCGAGGGATGGCGTTCCCGAACTCGATGCAGGGATCTATCGGTATCGGCCCGCGTCACACAGCCTCGTGCAGGTCGGGAGCGAACCGGTTCAGACCGAGCTTCGAGCCGCGTCCTACGACCAGGCGTGGGTCGAGGAGGCCCCAGTGGCACTACTTATCGCCGGTGTCGAAGAGCGGACGGCCCGGGAATACGGGGCCCGAGCGGGCGAACTCTACGTCCCGATGGAAGCCGGTCACGTCGGGGAGAACATCCACCTGCAAGTCGAATCACTCGGGCTCGCGACGGTCTCGGTGGGCGGCTTCGAGGACACAGCGGTCGCCGATGTCATGGGTTTCGAGGACGAGCGGCCGCTCGCGATCTACCCGATCGGCCAGCGGGCGGATTAATCCCGGTCGAGGGTCGCCCGCGTGTCGATTCCATAGACTGAGCGCGGCGTCTCGACGTGGGCGCGTTCGACAGCCTCCTCGTGGCCCTGTTCGAGCAACCAGTTCACCCGGCGCGGGACGGTCTTCGGCCCCATGACCATCCCCGGTCGATCGGGGTCATCAACGTAGTCTGTCTCCATGAGGAACGGCTCGCCGGCCGCCACGGCTTTTTCCAGGTAGGATTGCTGGCTCATCACGCTCGGTGTCACGCCCGTGAGCCGGCCGCTGCTGTAGTGTTTGACGACCCGTTTCGGTTCGAGCCCCCGATCGGTGGCCCAGTCGGCGACCGCCGTGAGGTCTTCGGTCTCTTCGGTGTGGAGCTGGACGGCCACGTCAGCGTCGGCGGCGACCTCCAGGGCGTGTTTGAGCACCGCGTTCGAGGCGTCCCAGACCGCCGGCTCGACGTCGTAGTGCGGTCGGCCCGACTTGATCGCGACGGCATCCCC
Proteins encoded:
- a CDS encoding helix-turn-helix domain-containing protein, with the protein product MDDPRTGLAERIAGEVTLSDEPGETLRKWRTDFEVSQTDLARELEVSPSVVSDYESGRRASPGADLVARFVRALLAIDERRGGEHARQFARVLSAGFDSDVVLDLREYSRSVPLAQFYDHIGATEVAAGDRSAISGHTVIDSIRAIAELPSEEFYRLYGQSTNRVLGFTNVTRGESPLVALRVVNPKPNAVLLCGIEESDLWEHAPDLARRDGVSLAVTPLEPETLRARLREFP
- the hmgB gene encoding hydroxymethylglutaryl-CoA synthase — encoded protein: MTAVGIDGIEIWSGKLSLDLPEEFAPVMDDDPEKYTKGLGLFQSSFPDAYEDIVTMAANAAYRLIERKDIDPADVGRIDVATESAFDKSKPVSTYVAGALERVLDGEFRHANKGERKFACISGTQALNDAMNWIAAGRNRGRGAIVIATDTALYERGDPGEATQGAGAVAMYVTEDPSIVELSMEQGFGSVDETDFLKPNQQFPSVDGKRSMQVYLARMREALEDFESVTGKSHPEDYRFIPFHTPFPNMVRKAAVLGYRHMIRDTDIEDELAAEIGRQPRPEEYEDDEAFSEDIQAYMDALSETEAYREWYERTIEPTLDISSRVGNWYTSSVHLARLSALIYAKREGIDLAGETLLVGSYGSGAQAEIHEERVVEGWESEIDGDSVDELLAARHPITFEEYERVHDQHNHAKEKTLEPFTAPEGEFVFDGWGPMNERQYTFIE
- a CDS encoding DUF2150 family protein, which produces MSAPDAEFYSEERWENWLDRLREEDIDPEDEESARLLLNLQDDVAIAVAKILTAYTDEEIDGEQTLSELAEIRDVVLSDPEIENEDTLMLVDGVQTSLVAVFYSAERFVAEGPVEDGTVEEHIRHAAAAEGEEDLDAALGHASAAGTQLIDGDSLDIGVTEEIEYGLVTEWVNGLDSLREALADPEVIEPDEE
- a CDS encoding SagB/ThcOx family dehydrogenase, which codes for MAARRSRREFQSGPIELGDVSQLLWAAQGETDADGHRAAPSAGATYPLEVFCLVARDGVPELDAGIYRYRPASHSLVQVGSEPVQTELRAASYDQAWVEEAPVALLIAGVEERTAREYGARAGELYVPMEAGHVGENIHLQVESLGLATVSVGGFEDTAVADVMGFEDERPLAIYPIGQRAD
- a CDS encoding TatD family hydrolase, translated to MRDLGTPVLDDHLHLDRAGKGIEAVKDFVRSGGTHLLVCNKPSWHLDVEPETGADFRPVFETTRSLVAEASEVLPGRAWPVLGVHPALISRLIDDRGLAVSEARDLMMAGIDVAGELAASGDAVAIKSGRPHYDVEPAVWDASNAVLKHALEVAADADVAVQLHTEETEDLTAVADWATDRGLEPKRVVKHYSSGRLTGVTPSVMSQQSYLEKAVAAGEPFLMETDYVDDPDRPGMVMGPKTVPRRVNWLLEQGHEEAVERAHVETPRSVYGIDTRATLDRD